A genomic segment from Lignipirellula cremea encodes:
- the gatB gene encoding Asp-tRNA(Asn)/Glu-tRNA(Gln) amidotransferase subunit GatB translates to MAYTEALAVSYDHPFTVIIGLETHVQLLTESKLFCRCSTTFGEPPNTQTCPVCTGSPGALPVMNAEAFRLSVKTAVALNCRIPEFTKWDRKQYYYPDLPKGYQISQFDLPMSEDGWLEIADPLNPDDVRRIGIIRAHLEEDAGKSMHDEAAGKSDTRIDLNRTGTPLLEIVTQPDLRSAAEAKAYLTELKLLLMYLGVSDCNMQEGSLRVDANVNLHIETDGGKIATPIVEVKNLNSFRAVERALTYEVDRQYHEWCDTGRKLGDPGVSKQTSGWDDAAQRTRLQRSKEESSDYRYFPDPDLVPVVVSPEEVEAVRQALGELPAALRSRLESQYELKAYDADVIVNQGRAVVDYYETLAAASGDPRRASNWLQQDVLRTLNEMSLTIEQFPLTAAGLGELLKLVEQGDLDNTKAKDVFAHMLAHGESAAQAMKSLGIEQVDDSALETLCQELLDANPKTIADVQAGKMQAVGALIGQAKKKNPNVNPADVKRICLELIARM, encoded by the coding sequence CTGGCATACACGGAGGCCCTCGCTGTGAGCTACGACCATCCCTTTACGGTCATCATTGGCCTGGAAACGCACGTCCAACTGCTGACGGAAAGCAAGCTGTTTTGCCGCTGCAGCACGACCTTTGGCGAACCGCCCAATACGCAAACCTGCCCGGTCTGCACCGGCTCGCCAGGGGCGCTGCCTGTCATGAACGCGGAGGCTTTTCGGCTGTCGGTCAAAACGGCCGTCGCGCTGAACTGCCGTATCCCCGAGTTCACCAAGTGGGATCGCAAGCAGTACTACTATCCGGACCTGCCCAAAGGCTATCAGATCAGCCAGTTCGACCTGCCGATGTCGGAAGACGGCTGGCTGGAGATCGCCGATCCGCTCAACCCGGACGACGTGCGGCGCATCGGCATTATCCGTGCGCACCTGGAAGAAGACGCCGGCAAAAGCATGCACGATGAAGCGGCAGGCAAGTCCGACACGCGGATTGACCTCAACCGCACCGGCACGCCGCTGCTGGAAATTGTCACGCAGCCTGACCTGCGCAGCGCGGCCGAGGCCAAAGCCTATTTAACAGAGCTCAAGCTGCTGCTCATGTACCTGGGCGTGTCGGACTGCAACATGCAGGAAGGCAGCCTGCGGGTCGACGCCAACGTGAACCTGCACATTGAAACCGACGGCGGCAAAATCGCCACGCCGATTGTCGAGGTGAAGAACCTCAACAGCTTCCGCGCGGTCGAACGCGCGCTGACCTACGAAGTCGATCGCCAGTACCACGAGTGGTGCGATACGGGTCGCAAACTGGGCGACCCGGGCGTCAGCAAGCAGACCTCGGGCTGGGACGATGCGGCCCAGCGCACCCGCTTGCAACGCAGCAAAGAAGAGTCGAGCGATTACCGTTACTTCCCCGATCCCGACCTGGTCCCGGTCGTCGTCTCGCCGGAAGAGGTCGAAGCCGTCCGCCAGGCGCTGGGCGAACTGCCAGCGGCATTGCGGTCCCGTCTGGAATCGCAGTACGAACTGAAAGCGTACGACGCCGACGTCATCGTCAACCAGGGACGGGCCGTCGTCGACTACTATGAAACGCTGGCGGCCGCTTCGGGCGACCCGCGGCGGGCCAGTAACTGGCTGCAGCAGGATGTGCTCCGCACGCTGAACGAAATGAGCCTCACGATCGAGCAGTTCCCGCTCACGGCCGCTGGCCTGGGCGAGTTGCTCAAACTGGTCGAGCAGGGTGACCTGGACAACACCAAGGCGAAAGACGTATTCGCCCACATGCTGGCCCATGGCGAGTCAGCCGCCCAGGCGATGAAGTCGCTGGGGATCGAGCAGGTCGACGACTCCGCGCTGGAAACGCTCTGCCAGGAGTTGCTGGACGCCAATCCCAAAACGATCGCCGACGTGCAGGCCGGCAAAATGCAGGCCGTCGGGGCGCTCATTGGCCAGGCGAAGAAGAAGAACCCCAACGTCAATCCGGCCGACGTCAAACGTATCTGCCTGGAGCTGATCGCCCGTATGTAG
- the gatA gene encoding Asp-tRNA(Asn)/Glu-tRNA(Gln) amidotransferase subunit GatA has product MTLTELTALELLREMEAGSATAVEVTTAFLDQIERHDQQIGAFLRVDRDAALARAGDVDRRRRAGEKLGPLAGLPVAVKDNICVAGEPTTCASKMLEHYRPPYNATVVEKLLAADAVLLGKTNLDEFAMGGSTENSALGVTRNPWDTTRTPGGSSGGSAACVAASMAPVAIGSDTGGSIRQPAGLCGVTGLKPTYGRISRYGLVAFASSLDQIGPLTRTAADAALMLETLAGHDLHDSTSADAETPSFTQSLDQPLANLRIGVVREHFGEGLDAEVEASVREAVRVYESLGATVVDVSLPHGKYGIAAYYLVGSSEASSNLARYDGAHYGYRTDEQAMRAELDAERKAAVQAGRDPEAIDSPLVRMYRRSRAEGLGDEVKRRIMLGTYALSAGYKDAYYVKALQVRRLIRNDYDAAFQQVDLLAGPVSPTPAFPLGEKTEDPLAMYLVDLYTVGANLSGVAGISVPCGFSSGGLPIGLQLQAPPLAEDRLLRAAHMFQQTTDWHTRRPSL; this is encoded by the coding sequence ATGACGCTTACGGAATTGACGGCCTTGGAGTTGCTTCGCGAGATGGAGGCGGGCTCGGCCACAGCGGTCGAGGTGACGACCGCCTTTCTCGATCAGATCGAGCGACACGACCAGCAAATCGGCGCGTTCTTGCGCGTGGATCGCGACGCGGCCCTTGCCAGGGCGGGCGATGTTGATCGCCGACGTCGGGCGGGCGAGAAGCTCGGTCCGCTGGCCGGCTTGCCGGTCGCGGTGAAGGATAATATCTGCGTGGCGGGCGAACCGACCACCTGTGCGTCGAAAATGCTGGAGCACTATCGGCCGCCGTATAACGCCACCGTCGTTGAGAAACTGCTTGCCGCCGACGCCGTGCTGCTGGGGAAGACGAACCTCGACGAGTTCGCCATGGGCGGATCGACCGAGAACAGCGCTCTGGGCGTCACGCGAAACCCGTGGGATACGACCCGCACGCCTGGCGGTTCCAGCGGCGGCTCCGCCGCCTGTGTGGCGGCTTCCATGGCCCCGGTCGCGATTGGCAGCGATACGGGCGGCTCGATCCGCCAGCCGGCGGGACTGTGCGGCGTGACCGGTTTGAAGCCCACCTATGGCCGGATCAGCCGGTATGGCCTGGTGGCGTTCGCCAGCAGCCTGGATCAGATCGGGCCGTTGACCCGCACGGCGGCCGATGCGGCCCTGATGCTGGAAACGCTGGCGGGGCACGACCTGCACGATTCCACGTCTGCCGACGCCGAAACGCCCTCTTTTACGCAATCGCTGGATCAACCGCTGGCGAACCTGCGGATCGGCGTGGTGCGGGAGCACTTTGGCGAAGGGCTCGACGCCGAAGTCGAAGCGTCCGTCCGCGAAGCAGTCCGCGTGTATGAATCGCTCGGCGCCACGGTGGTCGACGTCTCTTTGCCGCATGGCAAGTACGGGATCGCTGCGTATTATCTGGTCGGATCGAGTGAAGCCTCAAGCAATCTGGCCCGTTACGACGGCGCCCATTACGGCTATCGGACCGATGAGCAAGCGATGCGGGCCGAGCTCGACGCCGAACGGAAGGCGGCCGTCCAGGCGGGGCGTGATCCGGAAGCGATCGACAGCCCGCTGGTCCGCATGTATCGCCGCAGCCGGGCCGAAGGACTGGGCGACGAAGTCAAACGCCGCATCATGCTGGGAACTTACGCCCTGAGCGCGGGTTATAAAGACGCCTACTACGTGAAGGCTCTGCAGGTGCGACGGCTGATTCGCAACGATTACGACGCCGCGTTCCAGCAGGTCGATCTGCTGGCGGGGCCCGTCTCGCCGACGCCTGCCTTTCCGCTGGGGGAAAAGACGGAAGACCCGCTGGCCATGTATCTGGTCGATCTGTATACGGTGGGGGCCAACCTGTCGGGCGTCGCCGGTATTTCCGTGCCATGCGGTTTTTCCTCGGGCGGATTGCCGATCGGCCTGCAGTTACAGGCGCCGCCGCTGGCGGAAGATCGCTTGCTGCGAGCGGCCCACATGTTCCAGCAAACGACGGACTGGCATACACGGAGGCCCTCGCTGTGA
- a CDS encoding AAA family ATPase, which produces MLIEFRVENYRSLRDEQAITFEASNVGDANDPRPRKVPGHDTALLPAVVLYGANASGKSNVLYAMAFMRDTVQASQRFWEPEGGIPRSAFAWGDSAQSPSMLEATFLVDETKYVYGFVVDDEVVKEEWLYSWPKNRKQVWLERDGMQFKFGEHLKGPNGSVKEVTRVNSLYLSAAAQQGHEQLTPIYAWFRGVSPWNVGGRIPNASRRFEIPRGLNLAVKQSDRSLERIQALLSAADFGIVGIRQEKFGLDTSRHFSRFMLQHRSNNEDAWLPLEDESDGTKTLFNLSPYLFDALDTGSLLLVDELESSLHPLLALAIVKMFNSPESNPLNAQLLFTTHDTNLLSPVVGEPPFRRDQIWFTEKDDNGASNLYPLTDFKPRNSENIERGYLQGRYGAIPYLGDMTWIAEKKNG; this is translated from the coding sequence ATGCTGATCGAATTCCGAGTCGAGAATTACCGCTCCCTGCGCGACGAGCAAGCCATCACCTTCGAAGCCAGCAACGTCGGCGATGCAAACGACCCCCGACCGCGAAAGGTTCCGGGCCACGACACGGCCCTGCTGCCCGCCGTGGTCCTCTACGGCGCTAACGCCAGCGGCAAGAGTAACGTGTTATACGCAATGGCGTTCATGCGAGATACAGTGCAGGCTTCGCAACGATTCTGGGAACCCGAAGGCGGCATTCCGCGCTCGGCATTCGCCTGGGGCGACAGTGCGCAGTCCCCATCGATGCTTGAAGCGACATTCCTGGTTGACGAAACGAAATATGTGTATGGATTCGTTGTTGATGATGAAGTCGTGAAAGAAGAGTGGCTGTACTCCTGGCCAAAAAACCGCAAACAGGTCTGGCTGGAACGCGATGGCATGCAGTTCAAATTCGGCGAACATCTCAAAGGGCCCAATGGATCGGTGAAGGAGGTCACACGAGTCAATTCGCTCTATCTGTCCGCAGCAGCGCAGCAAGGACACGAACAATTGACGCCCATCTATGCTTGGTTTCGCGGAGTCTCGCCTTGGAATGTTGGTGGGCGTATTCCAAATGCATCTCGTCGTTTCGAAATTCCACGGGGACTTAACCTTGCTGTCAAGCAGAGCGATCGTTCGCTGGAACGAATACAGGCCCTCCTGAGTGCAGCTGACTTCGGAATTGTTGGCATCCGGCAGGAGAAATTCGGCTTAGATACCAGTCGTCATTTTTCGCGATTCATGCTGCAGCATCGGAGCAACAATGAAGATGCGTGGCTACCACTTGAGGATGAGTCCGACGGAACAAAAACCCTGTTTAATCTATCGCCTTACCTTTTCGATGCCCTCGACACAGGCAGCCTTCTCCTGGTCGACGAATTAGAATCTAGCCTGCATCCGCTACTCGCCCTGGCCATCGTTAAGATGTTCAACTCGCCAGAATCAAACCCGCTTAACGCCCAGCTGCTCTTTACGACGCATGACACGAACTTGCTGAGTCCTGTAGTTGGCGAGCCGCCGTTTCGTCGTGACCAGATCTGGTTTACCGAGAAAGACGATAACGGGGCGTCAAACCTCTACCCGTTGACCGATTTTAAGCCTCGCAACTCGGAAAACATCGAGCGTGGATATCTCCAGGGTCGATACGGCGCTATCCCCTATCTCGGCGACATGACCTGGATCGCGGAGAAGAAAAATGGGTAG
- a CDS encoding RloB family protein, translating into MGRRDKPRRPARPIPFKDPKPRILVLSEGEVTEVQYLNGFAEACENPRVDVETIPAAGVPRTIVKECKRRKREAEDEARRKEDDNLRYDEVWAVFDIDEHPHIPDAMQMAEANDIRLAISSPCIELWLYLHLRSQPGPQDRHQMLAKMKECIAGYDKTVNYADYAKGYEDAKRRAAQLEKTPPAKNDPVPNPSTGVWRLTESIQQGS; encoded by the coding sequence ATGGGTAGACGAGATAAGCCGCGACGGCCAGCAAGGCCAATTCCTTTCAAAGATCCAAAACCGCGAATCCTCGTCCTTTCCGAAGGCGAAGTTACGGAGGTCCAGTATCTCAACGGGTTTGCCGAGGCCTGTGAAAATCCGCGGGTTGACGTCGAAACTATTCCAGCTGCGGGCGTTCCCCGCACGATCGTCAAAGAGTGCAAAAGACGCAAAAGAGAGGCAGAGGACGAAGCCCGGCGCAAGGAGGACGACAACCTGCGCTATGACGAAGTCTGGGCCGTCTTTGATATCGACGAGCATCCGCACATCCCCGACGCCATGCAGATGGCGGAGGCGAATGATATCCGGCTCGCCATTTCCAGCCCCTGTATTGAACTTTGGCTGTACCTGCACTTACGTTCGCAACCGGGCCCACAGGACCGACACCAAATGCTGGCGAAAATGAAAGAATGTATCGCTGGCTACGACAAGACAGTCAATTATGCCGACTACGCTAAGGGCTATGAAGATGCAAAGAGGCGGGCTGCACAGCTGGAAAAAACGCCGCCAGCAAAAAATGACCCCGTCCCCAATCCGTCTACCGGCGTCTGGCGGTTAACGGAGAGCATCCAGCAAGGGTCGTAG
- a CDS encoding nucleotide pyrophosphohydrolase: MSDSQTSVHDLREMVRQFVDARDWQQFHAPKNLSMALSIEAAELMEHFQWITPEASRAIGDDPNELAAVGEELADVLCYALAIANELNLDVATIMRDKMVKNKLKYPAAEYRGRYGPKDQGGTPDGE; encoded by the coding sequence ATGAGCGACTCGCAAACCTCGGTTCATGATTTACGGGAGATGGTTCGCCAGTTCGTCGACGCCCGGGACTGGCAGCAGTTCCATGCGCCGAAGAACCTGAGCATGGCGCTCTCGATCGAAGCGGCCGAGCTGATGGAGCATTTCCAGTGGATCACGCCAGAAGCCTCCCGCGCGATCGGCGACGACCCTAATGAGCTGGCGGCGGTTGGCGAAGAGTTAGCCGACGTTCTGTGTTACGCCCTGGCGATCGCCAACGAGCTGAACCTGGACGTCGCGACCATCATGCGTGACAAGATGGTGAAGAACAAACTCAAGTACCCCGCCGCCGAGTATCGCGGCCGCTACGGGCCCAAAGATCAAGGCGGAACGCCGGACGGGGAGTGA
- a CDS encoding dihydrodipicolinate synthase family protein, which produces MITAHDLIADPIGCYPADTVACFDPTQGGLPRRSLDDARCRTFLERLAQAGAGGVLIAASTGHGHLRTVDELAAWFRVAAEAELGDTLKMALLRPEDGIEANRRLLDLLAELEYRVIFVRPGNNLEHDTSPAEIAENMRPVVFAAAERNLAVGVYSIPDVSGLPMPVETVVDLLQGRGGDHLTAVKVTEADYDESTLQFLQSKPLAKLKIVQGWDPHLARALQDGPRFDDQGRQRCGVTSGPMSFAVFQYVHIFQAADAGDWEEVALAQQAVTALFVSMQDDPKKFADLQRAKYIMGLGHPLSAEVSSEQVERVFAALEGLARKEDQKRLADSLDLMGDGPFHERLANLGS; this is translated from the coding sequence ATGATCACTGCCCACGATCTGATCGCTGACCCGATCGGCTGTTACCCGGCCGATACGGTCGCCTGCTTTGACCCGACCCAGGGCGGCCTGCCCCGGCGCTCTCTCGACGACGCCCGCTGCCGGACCTTTCTGGAACGCCTGGCCCAGGCGGGAGCCGGCGGGGTGCTGATCGCCGCTTCCACCGGCCATGGCCATCTGCGCACCGTCGACGAGTTGGCGGCCTGGTTCCGCGTGGCCGCCGAGGCGGAGCTGGGCGATACGCTCAAGATGGCTCTGCTGCGCCCAGAGGACGGCATCGAAGCGAACCGCCGGCTGCTGGATCTGCTGGCGGAGCTGGAGTACCGCGTCATCTTTGTTCGGCCCGGCAATAACCTGGAACACGACACCAGCCCGGCGGAGATCGCCGAGAACATGCGGCCGGTCGTGTTCGCGGCGGCGGAGCGGAACCTGGCCGTTGGCGTGTATTCCATCCCCGACGTTTCCGGGCTGCCGATGCCGGTCGAAACGGTCGTCGATCTGCTGCAGGGCCGCGGCGGCGATCATTTGACGGCCGTCAAAGTCACCGAAGCAGACTACGACGAAAGCACCCTGCAGTTCCTGCAGAGCAAGCCTTTGGCGAAGCTCAAAATCGTCCAAGGCTGGGACCCGCACCTGGCCCGGGCCCTGCAGGACGGTCCCCGCTTTGACGACCAGGGCCGGCAACGCTGCGGCGTGACCTCGGGGCCGATGTCGTTCGCCGTGTTCCAGTACGTCCACATTTTCCAGGCGGCCGATGCGGGCGACTGGGAAGAGGTCGCGCTGGCCCAGCAGGCGGTCACGGCCCTGTTTGTTTCCATGCAGGACGACCCGAAAAAGTTCGCCGATCTGCAGCGGGCCAAGTACATCATGGGGCTGGGGCATCCGCTTTCGGCGGAAGTCTCTTCCGAGCAGGTCGAACGGGTGTTCGCCGCGCTGGAAGGGCTGGCTCGTAAAGAAGACCAGAAACGGCTGGCCGATAGCCTTGACCTGATGGGAGACGGACCGTTCCATGAGCGACTCGCAAACCTCGGTTCATGA
- a CDS encoding dioxygenase family protein, with translation MKSPLVLPNRRAFLGASAFGAAMFTTAGLFAEQLDLTPRQTEGPFYPDRLPLDTDNDLLRINDQITPAVGQITHLTGRVLSSSGEPLRNAQVEIWQCDANGAYLHSRSGNAENRDSNFQGFGRFLTDSEGRYYFRTIKPVAYPGRTPHIHYAVDHGGQRMLTTQCYIQGEPQNARDGVLRGITPQAAALLMAEFKPIPGSKINELAANFNLVVGATPEDKPRRR, from the coding sequence ATGAAGTCGCCGCTGGTACTGCCCAATCGTCGTGCTTTTCTGGGCGCTAGCGCTTTTGGCGCCGCCATGTTCACCACCGCGGGTCTGTTCGCCGAGCAGCTGGATTTGACGCCCCGCCAGACCGAAGGGCCGTTTTATCCCGATCGCCTGCCGCTGGATACCGACAACGACCTGCTGCGGATCAACGACCAGATCACTCCGGCGGTGGGGCAAATCACCCATCTGACCGGCCGGGTGTTGTCTTCCTCGGGCGAGCCGCTGCGCAACGCCCAGGTGGAGATCTGGCAGTGCGACGCCAATGGCGCCTACCTGCACAGCCGGTCCGGCAACGCGGAGAACCGCGACAGCAACTTCCAGGGATTCGGCCGGTTTCTGACCGACTCGGAAGGACGCTACTACTTCCGCACCATCAAACCGGTCGCTTACCCGGGCCGCACGCCCCATATCCACTACGCGGTCGATCACGGCGGCCAGCGGATGCTGACCACCCAGTGCTACATCCAAGGCGAGCCGCAGAACGCCCGCGACGGCGTGTTGCGCGGGATCACCCCGCAGGCGGCCGCCCTGTTGATGGCCGAGTTCAAGCCGATCCCCGGCAGCAAGATCAACGAACTGGCCGCCAACTTTAACCTGGTCGTCGGCGCCACGCCGGAAGACAAGCCGCGGCGCCGATAG
- a CDS encoding DEAD/DEAH box helicase, whose translation MQPTRDDLAAMYLEQLPYEPYPAQEEALLAWFTSEQGVLLCAPTGTGKTLVAEAALFEALHTDRMAYYTTPLIALTEQKFAEMQAAAVRWGFSADDVGLVTGNRRVNPDARILVVVAEILLNRLLHEEAFDFTDVAAVVMDEFHSFNDYERGIVWEFGLSMLPKHVRTLLLSATVGNARSFCNWLQVRLHRKLELVESTERRVPLTFLYQDDVLLNELIEDIAQGGDDIRKTPALVFCFNREECWNVAEQLKGKSLLHDGQQKRLVEELAHHDWSQGAGPKLKQILMRGVGVHHAGILPKYRRVIEDLFQQKLLSICVCTETLAAGINLPARSVVIPRLLKGPPGKKKLLDPSSAHQMFGRAGRPQFDSEGFVYCLAHEDDVKILRWKEKYDQIPEDTKDPGLIKAKKALKKKQPKRRQNEQYWDQAQFEKLRDAGSRDLASRGPLSWRLLAFMLDASPDVSLLRKLVSNRLMDSKQLEFAEKTLHQMLMTLYRAGYVELEPEPPKAPKTSPGSAETQTPEPQKSQLIPTIDPLTGQKKPPAEVERPPAYQPDFAYPTGSLSKLLLLRSVHPLYGVFLVNQLGAADQKERIQALESVLELPGSVAHFVRVPGVEELPPGPLATTRLDVQLLQLGLASAEELGAGPPPDEEKEDRRGGMFEERVFVLRLGEKLKMLFDHDFPGVSDLRVQSVWAAGEVLEFNDFNSYVTSKKLQKQEGVIFRHLLRMILLVGEFMELCPPDCDFFEWEDALRDIADRLTIICRGVDPESTDKTLEELVKKKDEEEPEKP comes from the coding sequence ATGCAGCCCACCCGCGACGACCTGGCCGCCATGTACCTGGAGCAGCTTCCCTACGAGCCGTACCCGGCCCAGGAAGAGGCCCTGCTGGCCTGGTTCACTTCGGAACAAGGGGTGCTGCTCTGCGCGCCGACCGGCACCGGCAAGACACTGGTCGCCGAAGCGGCCCTGTTTGAAGCGCTGCACACCGATCGCATGGCGTACTATACGACCCCGCTGATCGCCCTGACCGAACAAAAGTTCGCCGAGATGCAGGCGGCGGCCGTCCGCTGGGGCTTCTCCGCCGACGATGTCGGTCTGGTGACGGGCAACCGTCGCGTGAATCCCGACGCCCGGATTCTGGTCGTGGTGGCCGAGATCCTGCTCAACCGCCTGCTGCATGAAGAAGCGTTCGACTTCACCGATGTGGCCGCCGTGGTGATGGACGAATTCCACAGCTTCAACGATTACGAACGCGGGATCGTCTGGGAGTTTGGCCTGAGCATGCTGCCCAAGCATGTCCGCACGCTGCTGCTGTCGGCCACGGTCGGCAACGCCCGAAGTTTCTGCAACTGGCTCCAGGTGCGGCTGCACCGAAAACTGGAGCTGGTCGAAAGCACCGAGCGGCGGGTGCCTCTGACCTTTTTGTACCAGGACGACGTCCTGCTGAACGAGCTGATCGAAGACATCGCCCAGGGCGGCGACGACATCCGCAAAACGCCAGCGCTGGTCTTCTGCTTCAACCGGGAAGAATGCTGGAACGTCGCCGAACAACTCAAAGGGAAGAGCCTGCTCCACGACGGCCAGCAGAAACGGCTGGTCGAAGAACTGGCTCATCACGACTGGTCCCAGGGCGCCGGCCCCAAGCTCAAGCAGATTCTCATGCGGGGCGTCGGCGTGCACCACGCAGGCATTCTGCCCAAGTATCGCCGGGTGATTGAGGACCTGTTCCAGCAGAAGCTGCTGTCGATCTGCGTCTGTACGGAAACGCTGGCCGCCGGCATTAACCTGCCGGCCCGGAGCGTGGTCATCCCGCGATTGCTCAAAGGTCCGCCGGGGAAGAAGAAGCTGCTGGATCCCAGCTCGGCGCATCAAATGTTCGGCCGCGCCGGCCGGCCACAGTTTGACTCGGAAGGTTTCGTCTACTGCCTGGCCCACGAGGACGACGTAAAGATCCTCCGCTGGAAAGAGAAGTACGACCAGATCCCCGAGGACACCAAAGACCCGGGGCTGATCAAAGCGAAGAAGGCCCTCAAAAAGAAACAGCCCAAACGGCGCCAGAACGAACAGTACTGGGACCAGGCCCAGTTTGAAAAACTGCGGGACGCCGGCTCCCGCGACCTGGCCAGCCGCGGGCCGCTGTCCTGGCGATTGCTGGCCTTCATGCTGGACGCCTCGCCCGATGTGTCGCTGCTCCGCAAGCTGGTCAGCAACCGTTTGATGGATAGCAAACAGCTGGAATTTGCGGAAAAAACGCTGCATCAAATGCTGATGACGCTCTACCGGGCCGGCTATGTCGAGCTGGAGCCCGAACCGCCCAAGGCGCCGAAAACGTCGCCTGGTTCCGCGGAAACCCAAACGCCCGAGCCGCAAAAGTCGCAACTGATCCCCACGATCGACCCGCTGACCGGGCAGAAAAAGCCGCCGGCCGAGGTGGAACGTCCGCCGGCCTACCAGCCCGACTTCGCCTACCCGACCGGTTCGCTGTCCAAGCTGCTGCTGCTGCGAAGCGTGCATCCTTTATACGGCGTGTTCCTCGTCAACCAGCTGGGCGCGGCCGATCAAAAAGAACGGATCCAGGCGCTGGAAAGCGTGCTGGAGCTGCCTGGTTCCGTCGCGCATTTTGTCCGTGTGCCGGGCGTGGAAGAACTGCCGCCCGGTCCGCTGGCGACGACCCGGCTGGACGTGCAACTACTGCAGCTGGGTCTGGCCTCGGCCGAAGAACTGGGCGCCGGTCCGCCCCCTGATGAAGAAAAAGAAGATCGCCGCGGCGGCATGTTCGAGGAACGGGTGTTCGTGCTGCGGCTGGGCGAAAAGCTGAAAATGCTGTTCGACCACGACTTTCCCGGCGTGAGCGATCTGCGCGTGCAGAGCGTCTGGGCGGCCGGCGAGGTGCTGGAGTTCAACGACTTCAACAGCTACGTCACCAGCAAAAAACTGCAGAAGCAGGAAGGTGTCATCTTTCGACACCTGCTGCGGATGATCCTGCTGGTCGGCGAGTTCATGGAGCTCTGCCCGCCCGACTGCGACTTTTTCGAATGGGAAGACGCCCTCCGCGACATCGCCGATCGGCTAACGATCATCTGCCGCGGCGTCGATCCGGAAAGCACCGACAAAACGCTGGAAGAACTGGTCAAGAAAAAAGACGAGGAAGAACCGGAAAAGCCGTAG
- a CDS encoding TM7S3/TM198-like domain-containing protein, translated as MQAIRILLGIVLLLFGRKLYWVFVAIAGFLVGMQLADVLLVGQGQVVRILAAVAAGLIGALLGVIAQRLAFAICGLYAGGYAALRIAEMAGSTENHLLWFILGGVIGAIIAAVIMDWAIIVLSSLMGAGAIVGELTLHPQYAFALFVALVVFGIILQSQSLEPGPPLPEEEP; from the coding sequence ATGCAAGCGATTCGAATTCTGCTGGGGATTGTACTGCTGCTCTTCGGACGCAAGTTGTACTGGGTGTTTGTCGCCATCGCCGGCTTCCTGGTTGGCATGCAATTGGCCGATGTGCTGCTGGTCGGCCAGGGCCAGGTCGTGCGGATTCTGGCGGCGGTGGCGGCAGGACTGATCGGGGCGCTGCTGGGCGTGATCGCCCAGCGACTGGCGTTCGCCATTTGCGGCCTGTATGCGGGCGGTTACGCCGCTTTGCGGATCGCCGAGATGGCCGGCAGCACGGAGAACCACCTGCTCTGGTTTATCCTGGGCGGCGTGATCGGCGCCATCATCGCCGCCGTCATCATGGACTGGGCCATCATCGTGCTCTCCAGCCTGATGGGGGCCGGCGCGATCGTCGGCGAACTGACCCTGCACCCGCAGTATGCGTTCGCCCTGTTCGTAGCACTGGTGGTCTTCGGCATCATCCTGCAAAGCCAGTCCCTGGAGCCCGGCCCGCCGCTGCCCGAAGAAGAGCCGTAG